The following DNA comes from Maledivibacter sp..
GGTCCAGCTCAAGGACGTCGCAAACACGGACCGTTATATAACATGGGATGCAAAAGCTCGCCACATCGTGTGGCGGATTTAGTTTGTGAAAGTCTGGATAGAAATAATTATTTGGAAAGTTGTGATGTATGTGAATGATATTGTATTAGAAACAAGAAATAGACTTAAAAACTTAACAAAAGAGAATGGTTTGACAACAGGTAAAATTAGAAAAACTTCGTCCGCATTGTATAAAGTTGTAGAGAATAAAAGTATTGATAATGTCTTTACACTTTGCGAGCGCTTACTTAATGAACGAGAATAGGCATTAGGTGTTATTGCATATGATTGGGCTTATAGAGTTAGAAAACAGTATAATGATAATACATTTACAATTTTTGAGAGGTGGCTCAAAGAGTATGTCACTGGTTGGGGAGACTGTGATGATTTTTGTACTCATGCTTTTGGTGAATTACTTAGCCAGAATAATGAATTATTCGAACATATTCTTAAATGGACTAAACATCCTAACTTTTGTGTAAGAAGAGCATAAGCTGTAATTTTAATATATCCGATTAAACACAATAAATATGAAAACATTGAACCGTTTTTAATATCTGATGCTTTAATGAATGATAGCCACCACCTTGTATTAAAAGGTTATGGCTGGATGTTGAAAATTTTATCTCAGATTGAAAAAAATAATGTCTATGATTATTTAATGAAGAACAAAGATATTATGCCGAGGGTATCATTTAGATATGCGTTAGAGAAATTTGACAAAGAAATGAAATCATGTTTGATGGAGGATTAGTATATGTTAAATTTAGGTTCTACTTATCTAATAGTAAAGGATTTTCAAAAGTCAATTGAATTTTATGAAGCATTATTACAAATGAAGGTTTCTTCTCAAAATTATAATAGATGGGCACAATTTGATTTTGGAAGCTGTATTGCATTATATAATCCCAAATATGATGAAGAACTAATTAAACGAGGAGAAAATTTAGAAACACATTACAGCAATGAATATCTTACATATTACAAAGACAGGAAAATTCAATATGGTAATAATTTTGTATTAAATTTTTATGTAGATGACCTCAATGCGGAATATGAGCGAATTAAAAAATTAAACATAGGTAAAGTAACAGAAATTCTGTATTTAAATATTGCTTCACCTTATTACTATTTTTTAGTGGATGACCCTGATGGAAATATAATTGAGATAACAGGTAATTACAAGTAAGGAGTATGAGTATAATATGTAATTTTGGTAAAGGTAAGTAGGGCTTTGAGGGGCCGACGTCCTGTCGACCTCTGAGTCACGGGGCCTCCCACGTTATATAACAAAGCGTTTGAGTAAAGGTGCACGGAAGTACGTTTTGAGGGAGAGTCAGGTGCATCACATCGTCTCATCGGGTGCAAGCA
Coding sequences within:
- a CDS encoding VOC family protein, with translation MLNLGSTYLIVKDFQKSIEFYEALLQMKVSSQNYNRWAQFDFGSCIALYNPKYDEELIKRGENLETHYSNEYLTYYKDRKIQYGNNFVLNFYVDDLNAEYERIKKLNIGKVTEILYLNIASPYYYFLVDDPDGNIIEITGNYK